A single window of uncultured Pseudodesulfovibrio sp. DNA harbors:
- a CDS encoding FtsQ-type POTRA domain-containing protein gives MSTLTMGKQSRLSLNKRSKRSNKLKRKPKSPRRLTGTGQFIVRTIMGLLVLSLIAVLGVGLLYGYRLMTSHPYFELKEIHITGNDRLTHGDILNNADVALGLNCMEMNVGEVERKLSANPWIKSVTVRRDLPNRLYIKVQEKVPAFWTRKGNNLYFADAMGEEIAPMNPGELASLPILSVADGLEEGPRVLTGILQKIKDGQTPFTQSQAAWIKLTSAHEMEIYLDGHAMGKGLTIKLSTDRWEVQLERLKVVWRDLMNRNEFKNAAIIAASGDKVWIKKRTLPAAG, from the coding sequence GTGAGTACCTTGACCATGGGTAAACAAAGCCGCCTTTCGCTCAACAAACGGAGCAAACGAAGCAACAAGCTCAAGCGTAAGCCAAAATCTCCGCGCAGATTGACCGGCACGGGCCAATTCATTGTCCGTACGATAATGGGCCTGCTTGTCCTGTCGCTCATCGCCGTTCTCGGTGTGGGGCTGTTGTATGGGTATCGCCTCATGACATCTCACCCATATTTCGAACTCAAGGAAATCCATATCACCGGCAATGACCGGTTGACGCATGGTGATATCCTGAACAACGCCGACGTGGCCCTGGGCCTCAATTGCATGGAAATGAACGTGGGTGAAGTGGAACGCAAACTCTCGGCAAATCCATGGATTAAATCCGTGACTGTGCGCCGAGATCTCCCCAATCGGCTCTACATCAAGGTGCAGGAAAAAGTTCCGGCCTTTTGGACTCGCAAGGGAAACAACCTCTATTTTGCGGATGCCATGGGTGAGGAAATTGCCCCCATGAATCCCGGCGAACTGGCGTCTCTGCCCATATTGAGTGTGGCTGACGGTCTGGAAGAAGGACCACGGGTGCTGACCGGGATCCTGCAAAAGATCAAGGACGGGCAGACGCCCTTCACCCAATCTCAGGCTGCCTGGATCAAGCTGACCAGTGCGCACGAAATGGAAATTTACCTGGATGGACACGCCATGGGCAAAGGGCTGACTATCAAACTTTCCACCGACAGATGGGAAGTACAGTTAGAACGCCTCAAAGTTGTCTGGCGTGACCTCATGAATAGAAATGAATTCAAGAACGCCGCAATTATCGCGGCCAGTGGCGATAAAGTTTGGATAAAGAAGCGTACTCTTCCCGCAGCGGGATAA